A window of the Dyadobacter pollutisoli genome harbors these coding sequences:
- a CDS encoding DUF4920 domain-containing protein produces the protein MKKNILVLLLILTVFFAKAQGNFGKEINENKAIEASALPAKMGDKTEMAAKVSGTVESVCQVKGCWMQVKLDNGETMRVVFKDYAFFVPKDIAGKTVVFEGEAQKKTVPVEHLQHYAKDAGQSKEEIAKIKDPKDELTFVAEGVIVK, from the coding sequence ATGAAAAAAAATATTTTAGTACTCCTGCTGATTTTGACAGTTTTTTTTGCCAAGGCCCAAGGTAATTTTGGTAAAGAAATAAATGAAAACAAGGCGATTGAGGCCAGCGCGCTTCCTGCTAAAATGGGGGACAAGACAGAAATGGCTGCAAAAGTGAGCGGTACTGTCGAGTCTGTTTGCCAGGTAAAAGGCTGCTGGATGCAAGTGAAGCTCGACAATGGAGAAACAATGCGGGTAGTGTTTAAAGATTACGCGTTTTTTGTTCCAAAAGACATTGCTGGTAAAACGGTAGTGTTTGAAGGAGAGGCTCAGAAAAAGACAGTTCCGGTGGAGCACTTGCAGCACTATGCGAAAGATGCGGGCCAGAGCAAAGAAGAAATAGCCAAAATTAAAGATCCGAAGGACGAACTGACATTTGTAGCGGAAGGCGTGATCGTGAAATAA
- a CDS encoding DUF7948 domain-containing protein, whose amino-acid sequence MQKTLRSIAVLFLIFLCAAGKSLAGGMYFIENHGQWDKDILYRAEIPGGFLFLKNQSLVYVLYDASKVMARHGKGTSVSAEAKESVMANDLIAAHGVEVMFQNAIANVTHTSKREIETKFSYFLGKEEAKWAGGVKGFEEILYENLYDKIDLRIYLNQFKLKYEFIVKPGGDPTQIKLKYNGAEKVSLNETGQVVIKTSVGQFKEAEPYSFQQVNSKTVDISSKFTLTADNTAQFALPKGYNNRETLVIDPELIFSTYSGSTADNWGHTATYDDEGNLYSGGTVFGTNFPVTVGAFQTKFEGLVDVSIMKFTPDGSQLIYATFLGGNNTDLPSSLIVSSKKELLILGTTSSKNFPTRTTGFQTVFGGGTRVIPISGLDLPNGSDLFISKLSADGKQLTASTFVGGNGNDGVSNTDEVIIKNYGDSFRGEIGVDKDDNVLVVSSTNSANFPLKNAVQAKLLGAQDGVIMKLSAGLNSLLWSTYVGGEKWDAAYSLKLSSTGEIYITGISQSSTLPTSASAYQASLKGSEDAFVARYANDKLVGMTYLGTDKQEGAYLLDLDQASNVYVYGLTNGAYPVTEDTYQNAKSGQFIHALDAALTKTIFSTVIGSGRGTSDISPTAFLVSECGNIYIAGWGGNVNTGTGNNVASSTFNLVVTDDAIQPTTNGNNFYIAILEQNAKSLLYATFFGSSSRNGNIQGDHVDGGTSRFDKNGTIYHATCACGGSHFPVTPQAWSKTNNSENCNNAAFKIDIDRLKADFDVYSGSNKNVLRGCAPLSLSFVNTSEGGIDYIWEVSGSTISREEDQAEYIFTKPGEYTVTLKAYNRLSCKRIDVAQKKIIVETLNAKITGDTTVCENTLVKLSASGGTIYKWTPVTGLDNATSATPNVKVKETTEYSVEISNASGCKVTEKVKVAVEKKTDFVDMPDTEVCQGATVVLTVSGEAPQYRWLPTTGLAETIGKSVTVKPTQTTTYTVEGLYTDGCRPLREITVKVDNSYAPDFEMVQSGGACNEPFGYSMKNKTVNGTRYEWDLGTGNPVTDPDVKEYSYKVPGNYTITLTAYNAAGCSLSASKILTVSPAFTLTNVITPNGDGKNDSFIVPVSPSSLEIFNRWGKSVFKSADYKNDWGKGITNGTYFYVVDTPQGNHCKGWVEVLE is encoded by the coding sequence ATGCAGAAAACTTTACGGTCCATTGCGGTATTGTTCCTGATTTTTCTCTGTGCAGCCGGTAAATCACTGGCGGGCGGAATGTATTTTATCGAAAACCATGGCCAGTGGGACAAAGACATTCTCTACCGCGCCGAAATCCCCGGTGGATTTCTCTTTCTCAAAAACCAATCCCTCGTTTACGTTTTATATGATGCGTCAAAAGTAATGGCGCGCCACGGGAAAGGAACTTCGGTTTCTGCTGAGGCGAAAGAGTCGGTAATGGCGAATGATCTCATTGCCGCGCATGGTGTGGAAGTAATGTTCCAAAACGCCATTGCAAATGTCACGCATACGTCGAAACGTGAAATTGAGACGAAATTCAGCTACTTTTTAGGTAAAGAGGAGGCGAAATGGGCTGGTGGTGTAAAAGGTTTTGAGGAAATCCTTTACGAAAATTTATACGATAAGATTGATCTCCGCATTTATCTTAATCAGTTCAAACTCAAATACGAATTCATAGTAAAGCCCGGTGGCGATCCGACGCAGATTAAGCTAAAATATAATGGTGCTGAGAAGGTTTCACTGAATGAAACGGGGCAGGTTGTCATCAAAACTTCTGTTGGGCAATTCAAGGAGGCTGAGCCTTACTCTTTTCAACAGGTCAATTCGAAAACTGTTGATATCTCTTCAAAATTTACATTAACAGCCGATAATACTGCTCAGTTTGCCCTTCCAAAAGGCTATAACAACCGGGAAACGCTGGTTATTGACCCGGAACTTATTTTCTCCACGTACTCAGGTTCGACGGCGGATAACTGGGGGCATACCGCAACGTATGATGATGAAGGTAACCTCTATTCGGGAGGGACGGTTTTTGGTACCAATTTCCCTGTCACCGTCGGCGCATTTCAAACCAAATTTGAAGGACTGGTCGACGTTTCGATCATGAAATTCACGCCCGACGGCAGCCAGCTCATTTACGCCACATTTTTGGGAGGGAATAATACGGATCTTCCGAGCAGCCTGATCGTTAGCTCGAAGAAAGAGCTGCTGATCCTTGGTACTACATCGTCTAAAAACTTCCCGACCCGTACGACCGGTTTTCAGACCGTTTTTGGCGGTGGTACCCGCGTCATACCTATTTCCGGACTGGACCTGCCCAATGGAAGCGATTTGTTTATATCCAAATTGAGTGCCGACGGCAAGCAATTGACGGCTTCTACATTTGTGGGTGGCAATGGCAATGATGGTGTCAGTAACACCGATGAAGTGATCATTAAAAATTATGGGGATAGTTTCAGAGGAGAAATTGGCGTCGATAAAGACGATAATGTGCTCGTTGTTTCCTCCACGAACTCAGCCAATTTTCCTTTAAAAAACGCTGTGCAAGCCAAATTACTCGGCGCTCAGGATGGTGTGATCATGAAACTGTCGGCGGGTCTGAACAGCTTGTTGTGGAGTACTTATGTAGGCGGGGAAAAATGGGATGCGGCTTACTCGCTGAAGCTATCGTCGACGGGCGAAATCTATATCACCGGTATTTCTCAAAGTAGTACGCTCCCGACCAGCGCGTCGGCATATCAGGCGAGCCTTAAAGGTTCGGAAGATGCATTTGTAGCAAGATATGCCAATGACAAATTGGTAGGAATGACCTACCTGGGCACGGATAAGCAGGAAGGCGCTTACCTGCTTGACCTCGATCAGGCGAGTAATGTATATGTGTACGGACTCACGAACGGGGCTTATCCGGTTACCGAGGACACTTATCAGAATGCCAAAAGCGGTCAGTTTATTCATGCGCTCGATGCTGCATTGACCAAAACCATTTTTTCTACAGTCATAGGTTCCGGCCGCGGCACATCTGATATTTCGCCGACGGCCTTTCTGGTAAGCGAATGCGGTAACATTTATATCGCTGGATGGGGTGGTAATGTCAATACCGGTACTGGGAATAATGTTGCCAGCAGCACATTTAATCTGGTAGTTACCGACGATGCGATTCAGCCGACGACCAATGGCAACAATTTTTACATTGCCATTCTGGAACAAAATGCAAAGTCGCTTTTGTATGCCACATTTTTTGGAAGCAGCAGCCGAAATGGAAACATTCAGGGAGACCACGTCGATGGAGGTACCAGCCGGTTCGATAAAAACGGGACGATCTACCATGCCACCTGTGCCTGCGGAGGCAGTCATTTCCCGGTAACTCCCCAAGCCTGGTCCAAAACCAACAATAGTGAGAACTGTAACAACGCAGCATTCAAAATTGACATTGATCGCCTGAAAGCAGATTTTGATGTGTACTCCGGTAGTAATAAAAATGTTCTGAGAGGTTGCGCACCATTGTCATTGTCGTTTGTGAACACCAGCGAAGGCGGTATTGACTACATCTGGGAGGTTAGCGGCAGCACGATTTCCCGCGAGGAAGACCAGGCGGAATATATTTTTACAAAACCGGGCGAATACACCGTTACCTTAAAGGCATATAACCGTCTAAGTTGTAAAAGGATAGATGTAGCCCAAAAGAAAATCATTGTGGAAACACTGAATGCGAAGATTACCGGAGATACGACCGTTTGTGAAAATACACTTGTAAAGCTCTCGGCATCAGGAGGTACTATATATAAATGGACTCCTGTAACCGGCCTGGATAATGCAACGAGTGCTACTCCGAATGTCAAGGTCAAGGAAACGACCGAGTATTCGGTGGAGATCAGTAATGCCAGCGGATGTAAGGTCACCGAAAAAGTAAAAGTGGCTGTGGAGAAAAAGACAGACTTTGTGGATATGCCGGACACTGAGGTTTGCCAGGGAGCTACTGTCGTACTGACGGTCTCAGGGGAAGCGCCACAATACCGTTGGCTGCCGACCACCGGACTCGCCGAAACCATCGGAAAGTCAGTAACAGTAAAACCAACCCAAACAACTACCTACACGGTCGAGGGCCTATATACCGACGGCTGCCGGCCACTTAGAGAAATTACCGTGAAGGTGGATAATTCCTACGCTCCTGATTTTGAAATGGTGCAATCCGGCGGCGCGTGCAATGAACCATTTGGCTATTCTATGAAAAATAAAACCGTAAACGGGACGCGTTATGAGTGGGATTTGGGAACTGGAAATCCTGTCACGGATCCGGATGTGAAGGAGTACTCTTACAAAGTTCCGGGAAATTATACGATCACACTTACTGCATATAATGCTGCCGGTTGCTCATTATCTGCTTCAAAAATACTGACCGTGTCGCCTGCATTTACACTAACGAATGTGATTACGCCCAATGGAGACGGTAAAAATGATTCATTTATCGTACCGGTTTCGCCGTCCTCGCTGGAAATTTTTAATCGCTGGGGTAAATCTGTTTTTAAGTCGGCTGATTATAAAAATGACTGGGGAAAGGGAATTACGAATGGGACGTATTTCTATGTTGTGGACACGCCTCAGGGAAATCATTGCAAAGGATGGGTGGAGGTTTTGGAGTAA
- a CDS encoding ABC transporter ATP-binding protein produces MRITVENIGKKFVREWIIRNASFELLAGQQYTFVGPNGSGKSTLLQLLTGIIPVTEGTIRYRDHAGKEIEEDRWYKHIVIAAPYLELIEEFTLRELIEFHSKFKPFKNGMSFSDFEDFVQLAHASGKTIRHFSSGMKQRVKLGLAFLSDVPIIFLDEPTTNLDVQGINWYLERVTDYTQNQLVLLGSNVKQEYEFCENIISVSAFK; encoded by the coding sequence GTGCGAATAACAGTTGAAAATATAGGAAAGAAGTTTGTCAGGGAATGGATTATCCGGAATGCCAGTTTTGAGCTTTTGGCTGGGCAGCAATATACTTTTGTGGGGCCTAATGGTAGCGGAAAATCAACTTTACTGCAATTATTGACGGGTATTATCCCGGTTACAGAAGGTACAATTCGATATCGGGATCATGCGGGAAAGGAAATTGAAGAGGATCGCTGGTACAAACACATTGTGATCGCGGCACCTTACCTGGAACTGATTGAGGAGTTTACATTGCGGGAGCTTATTGAATTTCACAGTAAATTCAAGCCGTTCAAGAATGGCATGTCATTCAGTGATTTTGAGGATTTTGTACAGTTGGCACACGCTAGTGGCAAAACGATCCGTCATTTTTCTTCTGGCATGAAACAAAGGGTTAAGCTCGGGCTGGCTTTTTTGTCCGATGTCCCCATTATTTTTCTGGACGAACCCACGACGAACCTGGATGTTCAGGGGATCAACTGGTACCTGGAACGTGTTACGGATTATACTCAAAATCAGCTTGTTTTACTGGGTTCTAATGTAAAACAGGAATATGAATTTTGTGAAAATATCATTTCGGTTTCTGCGTTCAAATAG
- the bla gene encoding class A beta-lactamase, subclass A2 → MNQRVPVKALSVSSLLFSILFSTSVFAQNAALKTKLETISKGIDGKVGVAVMDLKSRETLILNEKHKFPMQSVFKFPLAMAVLDLVDKKKLSLDQKVHITKKDYFAKTHSPMRDKYPDGEVDVTVGELLAYSVSTSDNIACDILFRLAGGTKAVNDYVHGSGVKNIAIVANEEEMHSGWEPQYKNWCEPGAMLQLLDIFYQGKKLSKTSTDFLWKILIDGPTGLKRIKGELPTNITVAHKTGTSGANEHGMMGGLNDVGIMKLPNGKNIAIVVYISDTHAKSEEAELVIAKTAKAVADHYSTK, encoded by the coding sequence ATGAACCAACGCGTGCCAGTGAAAGCCTTATCAGTTAGCAGCCTGTTATTTTCAATTCTGTTCAGCACTTCTGTATTTGCACAAAATGCAGCGCTCAAAACAAAACTCGAAACCATTTCGAAAGGAATCGACGGAAAGGTAGGAGTGGCAGTAATGGATCTCAAAAGTCGCGAAACACTGATCCTGAATGAAAAACACAAATTTCCGATGCAGAGCGTTTTCAAATTTCCGCTCGCGATGGCTGTTCTGGACCTGGTTGATAAAAAGAAGCTAAGTCTTGATCAAAAAGTACACATTACCAAAAAGGATTATTTCGCAAAGACACATAGTCCAATGCGAGATAAATATCCGGACGGCGAAGTAGACGTAACCGTCGGCGAGCTGCTGGCATATTCCGTCTCAACGAGCGATAACATTGCATGTGACATTTTGTTCAGACTGGCGGGTGGTACGAAGGCGGTCAATGATTACGTGCACGGATCGGGTGTGAAAAACATCGCGATCGTCGCCAATGAAGAAGAAATGCATTCAGGCTGGGAGCCCCAGTATAAAAATTGGTGCGAGCCGGGCGCAATGCTTCAGTTGCTGGATATCTTTTATCAGGGCAAAAAGCTATCAAAAACGAGCACCGATTTTCTTTGGAAAATTCTCATCGACGGACCGACGGGCTTAAAACGCATTAAAGGAGAATTGCCGACAAATATCACCGTAGCACACAAAACCGGCACATCCGGCGCGAACGAGCACGGGATGATGGGCGGCCTGAATGATGTGGGGATTATGAAATTACCAAATGGGAAGAACATTGCAATCGTAGTGTACATTTCAGACACGCATGCTAAAAGTGAAGAAGCGGAGCTCGTGATCGCGAAAACAGCCAAAGCAGTGGCGGATCATTATTCAACGAAGTAA
- a CDS encoding hemolysin family protein, translated as MNMLLLGTTIVFFVLAGYYGAVRSVLLDVSIDRYSLRHEKSDQVVQTLYWRRVLRMIRLLAVALGCFMGVATIYGMLSAQSGIQEGLLVALMFIGLAVTWMISYSSWVKIGRNFPEILDLKTFPVRFAEWFITPLYWLVEPFVKENILSPSLRDDAVSADDPDFDDHSIEERMFINALDFKDLRIRDCMIPRTEISAVNVNASIEDLRTAFLTSGHSKIIVHKESVDEVLGYCHALSLFKKPKEISNIITPILIVPEAMPANDLMLRFLEEKRSLALVVDEFGGTSGLVSVEDVVEQIFGEIQDEYDSTEDWTERQLDDHSYILSARHELDYLNEKYGWELPEGDYDTLAGMLIHYYGDLPDVNETVSIPPFSFQVVSMQDTRIELVRLTIEEKEKKNSKE; from the coding sequence ATGAACATGCTCCTACTGGGAACTACCATCGTGTTTTTTGTACTGGCCGGATATTATGGTGCAGTCCGATCGGTGCTGCTGGATGTTTCCATTGACAGATATTCGCTCCGGCACGAAAAATCGGATCAGGTTGTGCAGACACTCTACTGGCGCAGGGTACTCCGGATGATCCGTTTGCTGGCGGTTGCATTGGGTTGTTTTATGGGCGTGGCGACGATTTACGGCATGTTATCTGCCCAATCGGGCATTCAGGAAGGCTTGCTGGTTGCGCTGATGTTCATTGGCCTGGCGGTAACCTGGATGATTTCTTACAGTAGCTGGGTCAAAATCGGACGGAATTTCCCTGAGATTCTGGACCTGAAAACATTTCCTGTAAGGTTTGCCGAATGGTTTATAACACCCCTGTACTGGCTCGTTGAACCATTTGTAAAAGAAAATATATTGTCTCCCTCGCTCCGTGACGACGCTGTTTCAGCCGACGATCCGGATTTTGATGATCACAGCATTGAAGAAAGAATGTTTATCAATGCACTGGATTTTAAAGACTTGCGTATCCGTGATTGTATGATACCGAGGACCGAAATTTCGGCGGTGAATGTGAATGCAAGTATTGAAGACCTGCGGACCGCATTCCTGACCTCGGGACATTCCAAGATCATTGTTCATAAAGAGTCTGTAGATGAAGTACTGGGTTATTGCCATGCATTGTCGCTTTTTAAAAAACCGAAAGAGATCAGCAACATCATTACGCCTATTCTGATCGTACCTGAAGCAATGCCCGCAAATGATTTGATGTTACGCTTTTTGGAAGAAAAAAGAAGTCTGGCTCTCGTCGTTGATGAATTTGGCGGTACCTCGGGTCTCGTCAGTGTGGAGGACGTGGTGGAGCAGATATTTGGTGAAATTCAGGATGAATATGACTCCACCGAAGACTGGACGGAAAGGCAGCTGGATGATCACAGTTATATACTCAGCGCCCGTCATGAGCTCGACTACCTGAACGAAAAGTATGGCTGGGAGCTTCCGGAAGGTGATTACGATACATTGGCCGGTATGCTGATCCATTACTACGGCGACTTGCCGGACGTCAATGAGACGGTCAGTATCCCTCCGTTTTCATTCCAGGTAGTGTCGATGCAGGATACCCGTATTGAACTCGTGAGGCTTACTATTGAAGAAAAGGAGAAGAAAAACAGTAAAGAATAA
- the fbaA gene encoding class II fructose-bisphosphate aldolase, whose product MSETTKRFAPGVVTGDGVSEIFRHANENNYALPAVNVVGTNSVNAVLETAKAVNSPVIIQFSNGGAIFYAGKSLSNANQQAAIAGGISGAMHVHQMAALYGIPVILHTDHCAKKLLPWIDGLLDAGERYFDQYGKPLYSSHMLDLSEEPIEENIEISAKYFERMAKIGMTLEIELGVTGGEEDGVDNSDVDSSKLYTQPEEVAYAYEELLKISPNFTIAAAFGNVHGVYKPGNVKLEPKILRNSQNFIQEKFDTAELPVNFVFHGGSGSSREEIREAIEYGAIKMNIDTDMQWSTWEGILKYYKEKEGYLQSQLGNPEGADSPNKKYYDPRVWLRKGEESMIQRLKLAFEDLNCINQLG is encoded by the coding sequence ATGAGCGAGACCACAAAACGCTTTGCGCCCGGAGTTGTTACCGGTGACGGAGTTAGCGAAATTTTCCGCCATGCCAACGAAAATAACTATGCCCTCCCGGCGGTTAACGTGGTAGGAACCAACTCAGTGAATGCAGTACTGGAAACTGCCAAAGCGGTGAACAGCCCCGTTATCATTCAGTTTTCGAATGGCGGTGCTATATTTTATGCAGGAAAGAGCCTATCCAATGCGAACCAGCAGGCAGCTATCGCTGGCGGTATCTCAGGTGCGATGCACGTACACCAGATGGCAGCACTTTACGGAATTCCCGTAATCCTGCACACTGACCACTGCGCTAAGAAATTGCTTCCATGGATCGACGGTCTTCTGGATGCAGGTGAGCGTTATTTTGATCAGTATGGCAAGCCATTGTACAGCTCTCACATGCTGGATTTGTCAGAAGAACCAATTGAAGAAAATATCGAAATTTCTGCCAAATACTTCGAAAGAATGGCAAAAATCGGCATGACGCTTGAAATTGAACTGGGTGTAACAGGCGGAGAAGAAGACGGCGTTGATAACAGCGACGTGGATAGCTCGAAACTATATACTCAGCCAGAGGAAGTCGCTTATGCTTACGAAGAGTTGTTGAAAATCTCTCCAAACTTCACGATTGCAGCAGCTTTCGGAAACGTTCATGGTGTTTACAAGCCAGGTAACGTGAAATTAGAGCCGAAAATCCTTCGCAACTCACAGAACTTCATCCAGGAAAAATTCGATACTGCTGAGCTACCGGTTAACTTCGTATTCCACGGAGGATCAGGTTCGTCACGCGAAGAAATCCGCGAGGCTATCGAGTACGGAGCGATCAAAATGAACATTGATACTGATATGCAATGGTCAACCTGGGAAGGTATTTTGAAATATTACAAAGAAAAAGAAGGATATCTGCAATCACAATTGGGTAACCCTGAAGGTGCAGATTCTCCAAACAAAAAATATTACGATCCACGTGTATGGTTGCGTAAAGGAGAAGAAAGCATGATCCAACGTTTGAAACTGGCATTCGAAGATTTGAACTGCATTAACCAGCTCGGATAA
- the asnB gene encoding asparagine synthase (glutamine-hydrolyzing), with the protein MCGIAGFIDYNQGSSKEILISITNELRHRGPDASGHQIFDPAGAQIGIGHQRLSVIDLSDAGKQPMQFGDLWITFNGEFYNYLEIKKELIADGHHFIGNSDTEVILHAFSKWGISCVDKFVGMFAFVIYDTKTGVIYCVRDRAGIKPFYYYWHDGLFLFASELKAFHKHPDFKKEINFNSVAAFMQYGNVPTPHCIFNYTYKLRPGHFLKFNVSDRMFDMHKYWDVYDTYNKPKLDISFEEAKTETQKILKSAFEYRMVSDVPVGVFLSGGYDSTCLTAILQKDRTEKLKTFTIGVPDIGLNESEYAKNIANYIGTEHHEYNCTRKEVLELISELPYHYDEPFGDQSAIPTMLLCKMTADEVTVALSADAGDEVFAGYSRYGYIMKHGKTLNRIPDFVRKQISGMMGVIAADHIPVMRNQYNFHNRYEKLKSLLKDPSAKNIMLSLNQQFDEKEIRALLNKNINIKSLETAYLNNDLSEEFYTPLAYMMAIDFQTFLLDDVLQKVDRASMAYSLESREPFTDHRIIEWASQLPDHYKYNNGVKKYILKEIVHQHIPKKLMDRPKMGFQIPIENWLSTDLRKQVCYYLSDNKIVGQGIFNPNVVQKLKESFFSGKKEYALKIWYLLMFQMWYEKWMD; encoded by the coding sequence ATGTGTGGGATCGCAGGATTTATAGATTACAACCAGGGTTCATCAAAAGAAATTTTAATTAGTATTACCAACGAACTACGCCACAGAGGGCCAGATGCGTCCGGACACCAAATATTTGATCCAGCAGGTGCCCAAATAGGAATTGGGCACCAGCGGCTTTCCGTCATCGATCTGTCAGATGCCGGAAAGCAGCCTATGCAGTTTGGTGACCTATGGATTACATTCAATGGGGAGTTCTATAACTATCTGGAGATCAAAAAAGAGCTTATTGCTGACGGACATCATTTTATCGGCAATTCCGACACGGAGGTAATATTACATGCCTTCTCAAAATGGGGAATTTCCTGCGTCGACAAATTCGTTGGCATGTTTGCTTTTGTAATCTACGATACCAAAACCGGGGTAATATATTGTGTAAGGGACAGGGCTGGAATTAAGCCATTCTACTATTATTGGCATGACGGCCTTTTCTTATTTGCCTCGGAATTAAAGGCATTTCACAAACACCCGGATTTTAAAAAGGAGATCAATTTTAATTCCGTGGCTGCGTTTATGCAATATGGTAACGTACCTACGCCGCACTGCATCTTCAATTATACCTATAAGTTACGCCCCGGGCATTTTCTAAAATTCAATGTCAGCGATAGAATGTTCGACATGCATAAATACTGGGATGTTTACGACACTTATAACAAACCCAAGCTGGACATTTCATTTGAAGAAGCTAAGACCGAGACACAGAAAATACTAAAATCAGCATTTGAATACCGAATGGTTTCGGACGTTCCGGTGGGAGTATTTTTGAGCGGTGGCTATGATAGCACATGCCTCACAGCTATTTTACAAAAAGATCGCACTGAAAAACTAAAAACGTTTACCATTGGCGTGCCGGATATTGGCTTGAATGAATCTGAATATGCTAAAAATATTGCCAATTATATCGGAACGGAACATCATGAATATAACTGTACCCGAAAAGAAGTCCTTGAATTAATTTCCGAGTTGCCGTATCACTATGACGAACCATTTGGTGATCAAAGTGCTATTCCGACGATGCTTTTATGCAAAATGACTGCTGATGAAGTTACCGTGGCTTTAAGTGCAGATGCGGGCGACGAAGTATTTGCAGGTTATAGCAGGTACGGCTATATCATGAAGCATGGTAAAACCCTTAATCGAATTCCGGATTTTGTAAGAAAACAGATTTCAGGAATGATGGGCGTCATCGCGGCAGATCACATACCTGTGATGAGAAATCAATATAATTTTCATAACCGGTATGAGAAACTCAAATCATTGTTAAAGGATCCATCCGCGAAAAATATAATGTTAAGTCTCAACCAGCAATTTGATGAAAAAGAAATCAGAGCATTATTAAACAAAAACATTAACATCAAATCGCTTGAAACAGCTTATTTAAACAATGATCTGTCCGAAGAATTCTATACTCCATTGGCTTATATGATGGCCATAGACTTTCAAACTTTTCTATTGGATGACGTCCTGCAAAAGGTAGACAGGGCATCCATGGCGTACAGCCTGGAAAGTCGTGAGCCTTTTACCGACCACCGCATTATCGAATGGGCCTCCCAGTTACCCGATCACTATAAGTACAATAATGGTGTAAAAAAGTATATACTGAAAGAAATCGTTCACCAGCATATTCCCAAAAAATTGATGGATCGCCCGAAAATGGGTTTTCAAATACCCATTGAAAATTGGTTAAGTACCGATTTAAGAAAACAGGTTTGCTATTACTTAAGCGATAACAAAATAGTCGGTCAGGGTATTTTCAACCCGAATGTTGTGCAGAAACTAAAAGAAAGTTTTTTTTCCGGTAAAAAGGAATACGCACTCAAGATATGGTACCTGCTGATGTTTCAGATGTGGTATGAGAAATGGATGGATTAG
- a CDS encoding winged helix-turn-helix transcriptional regulator has translation MEKTEERKHTLGECTKSILPVRDALEVLSGKWKLPIIISLMFGNKRFSQIAKEVPGITDKMLSKELRDLESNDLVKRRVYDSIPVVVEYNLTEYGHSLKVVIEVLRNWGQAHRERIMTNPSISHTTSETSAGTIS, from the coding sequence ATGGAAAAGACAGAAGAAAGGAAACACACATTGGGTGAGTGCACCAAGAGCATTTTGCCGGTAAGGGACGCGTTGGAAGTATTAAGCGGCAAATGGAAGCTGCCGATCATTATATCATTGATGTTTGGCAATAAACGGTTTTCACAGATCGCCAAAGAAGTACCGGGTATCACCGACAAAATGCTCTCCAAAGAGCTCAGGGATCTTGAATCCAACGATCTGGTCAAGCGCAGAGTTTACGACTCTATCCCGGTGGTCGTAGAATACAACCTGACCGAATACGGCCACTCGCTGAAAGTGGTGATAGAAGTACTAAGGAACTGGGGGCAAGCGCATCGGGAGAGGATTATGACTAATCCATCCATTTCTCATACCACATCTGAAACATCAGCAGGTACCATATCTTGA
- a CDS encoding NAD(P)H-dependent oxidoreductase, translating into MSELIEKLNWRYAAKRMTGEVVPQDKLDNILEAIKLAPSSAGMQPYNVLVIDKKEVKEKIHKIANNQPQILESSHLLVFAAWEKVTVESLDKYMNLIATTRGVTVDSLSAFHTSISGGILSRSEEVNFQWAARQAYIGLGHALVAAATEQIDATPMEGFNAAALDEILGLKEKGLKSVVIMTLGYRDNEKDPYVKAKKVRRPHEEFFINV; encoded by the coding sequence ATGAGTGAGCTGATAGAGAAATTAAACTGGCGCTACGCCGCCAAAAGAATGACCGGAGAAGTAGTACCTCAAGACAAATTGGATAACATCCTGGAAGCCATCAAACTAGCCCCTTCATCCGCGGGAATGCAGCCATACAATGTCCTGGTCATTGATAAAAAGGAGGTTAAAGAAAAAATCCATAAAATAGCCAACAACCAGCCTCAGATCCTGGAATCATCTCATTTGCTGGTATTTGCGGCCTGGGAAAAAGTTACCGTTGAAAGTCTGGATAAGTATATGAATCTGATCGCGACAACACGTGGCGTAACTGTCGATTCGCTTTCGGCCTTCCATACCAGTATTTCGGGTGGAATTTTGAGCAGATCGGAAGAAGTGAATTTTCAATGGGCAGCCAGACAAGCTTATATCGGCCTTGGCCACGCATTGGTCGCAGCTGCGACTGAACAAATCGACGCCACGCCGATGGAAGGTTTCAATGCTGCTGCATTGGATGAGATTCTTGGTCTTAAAGAGAAAGGGTTAAAAAGCGTAGTGATTATGACATTAGGCTACCGTGACAATGAAAAAGATCCATACGTGAAGGCTAAGAAGGTCAGAAGGCCACATGAAGAATTTTTCATTAACGTGTAA